TGCCGGAAAAAGATCGACCCGGCGCGAGGGGGAGCGCGCCGGGCCAGGTTCCTTCCGTTGCCCGATCGACTATGCGACAGAATATGATATGTCAAGGCTTAATCAGGTAATAATGATGCAAATATCTGATCTATGGAATCCAAATATGATTCTATGCGATGCCAATCTTGCGGTGGTTGATGGCGAAACCAGGTATACTGCCGCTTGGCATATTGCCGCGTCGCCTGTTGACCGGCGGCGATCGCCTGTTCGCGTGTGAGCTTCCCCGCAAGCCAGGCGGCAATCTCGCGCACCCCGATCGCGCGCATCACGGGCAGGTCGGGATCGAGCTTGCGGGCCAGGAGTGCCTCCACCTCGGCAACCGCTCCGCCATCGAGCATTGCCGAAAACCGCCGATCGCACCGGTCGTAGAGCCATTGGCGATCGGGCAGGAGGACCGCCGGATGGAGCGTCACATCGCCGCCGATCCCCCCCTGCCGATTCGCCTGCCAGTGGGCCAGCGGTTTGCCGGTCGAGAGTACGACTTCGAGTGCGCGGGCGACGCGCGTCGTGTCGGTGGGGGAGAGCTGCGCCGCGCGTTGGGGGTCGAGCTTGCGCAGTTCCTCATGCGCTTCGCCGACCGGCTTTGCCCGAACCGCCGTGCGGACATCGGGGTCGATCGGTGGCACCGGTGCGATTCCGTCGATCAAGGTGCGCAGGTACAGGCCCGTTCCGCCCACCAGGATCGGAACGCCGCCGCGCGCGTGGGTCGCCGCGATCTCGCGCCGCGCAGCAGCGGCCCAGTCTGCCGCCGAGCACGGCTGCGCTCCGTCCCAGGTGCCGAACAGGCGATGCGCCACGCCGCCGGTTTCCTCTGGCGAGGGGCGCGCGCTGAGCACGCGCAAGTCGCGATAGACCTGCGCGCTGTCGGCGTTGATCACGCAGGCCTCGCGCCCGCTCGCGATCAGGGCTTGCGCCAGACGCACGGCCAGATCGCTCTTGCCGCTGGCGGTAGGCCCTGCAATGAGCGCGACCGGCGGCCGCCCGTCGCCGGCAAGCGGAGGAATCTCGGTGCTCATCGCCCGGCTGATAGCAGACCCGGCCAAGCTGGAAACACGCCTCGACCGCGCGACCGTCGCGCTGGAGGGGGAGGGCATGCGCGTTGCGCTTGCTCAGATGCTCGATTTCTGCGGCGATGTTCTCCAGCTCAGCCTGCCCGAGGGCGACGCCGCCACCCTGCGCGCCGTGCTCGACGAGCACTTTTCGCCCGCCGACCTGCTGGTTTCGGAACGGGATATTGCCGTGCCCGACCTGTTCGTATCCGACATGGATTCGACCATGATCGGGCAGGAGTGCATCGACGAACTGGCCGATTTCGCCGGTTTCAAGGAGCGTGTCGCGCAGATTACCGAGCGGGCGATGCAGGGCGAACTCGATTTCGCCAGTGCGCTGGCCGAACGGGTCGCTCTCCTCGCCGGTCTGAGCGAGGAAACGGTCGAGACCTGCCTTGCCGAACGTATCCGGCCGATGGACGGAGCGCGAACGCTGGTCGCCACGTTGAAAGCGCGCGGCTGCCGGACCGTGCTGGTCACCGGGGG
The sequence above is a segment of the Pelagerythrobacter marensis genome. Coding sequences within it:
- the miaA gene encoding tRNA (adenosine(37)-N6)-dimethylallyltransferase MiaA, producing the protein MSTEIPPLAGDGRPPVALIAGPTASGKSDLAVRLAQALIASGREACVINADSAQVYRDLRVLSARPSPEETGGVAHRLFGTWDGAQPCSAADWAAAARREIAATHARGGVPILVGGTGLYLRTLIDGIAPVPPIDPDVRTAVRAKPVGEAHEELRKLDPQRAAQLSPTDTTRVARALEVVLSTGKPLAHWQANRQGGIGGDVTLHPAVLLPDRQWLYDRCDRRFSAMLDGGAVAEVEALLARKLDPDLPVMRAIGVREIAAWLAGKLTREQAIAAGQQATRQYAKRQYTWFRHQPPQDWHRIESYLDSIDQIFASLLPD
- the serB gene encoding phosphoserine phosphatase SerB — protein: MLIARLIADPAKLETRLDRATVALEGEGMRVALAQMLDFCGDVLQLSLPEGDAATLRAVLDEHFSPADLLVSERDIAVPDLFVSDMDSTMIGQECIDELADFAGFKERVAQITERAMQGELDFASALAERVALLAGLSEETVETCLAERIRPMDGARTLVATLKARGCRTVLVTGGFHHFADPVAEQLGFDRVVGNRLAVADGKLTGALTGTVTDSSVKERVLREEADRLGPDTTSLATGDGANDIPMLRAATWGIAFRAKPKARAAATGWIDRGDLTALLDLFGIPRDEWTSR